In Hydra vulgaris chromosome 06, alternate assembly HydraT2T_AEP, a genomic segment contains:
- the LOC136081117 gene encoding uncharacterized protein LOC136081117 — MTLCDKDSMKKAIMFIIPSLSGETLELIVNRLIDDVGVQNIGDFLFVTEEDFDTLLKPIQIRKLAAWRQARYILNKIVILYLLQILEGNPTIECFPQVHALVPVSIQPGISIVPTSESSSVMLDNWVDVFKVPWKKLLAISLISAEITRKTGRKNLKIIAYQILRKYLISLEDKFENQRVGKGCSSVVKKLEARVENINRLQSPNPLKRNFASEICVMDEEPKKAKVKPKDSYGCIDWLPRLGENENEKGQDNHIGWLQDHHNLHSSSWNVYEIERLHSLTYVSQRANIVGLNKLKIVSLVAKWPFLFKANWFSHHFKTLTGVDIAFIFEENLKIKSTIIAKFLQHKKEIQQVMNEMSVAGQGHVLAPLGTAILDICQFFKESLNF; from the exons ATGACATTATGTGATAAAGATTCGATGAAGAAGGCAATAATGTTTATTATCCCCAGCTTATCTGGTGAAACATTGGAGCTTATCGTAAACAGATTAATCGATGATGTAGGTGTGCAGAATATtggtgattttttatttgttactgaAGAAGACTTTGATACACTTTTAAAGCCTATTCAAATAAGGAAGCTTGCAGCATGGAGACAAGCAaggtatatattaaataaaatagttatattgtatttat tgcAAATTTTAGAAGGAAATCCTACCATCGAATGTTTTCCTCAGGTTCATGCTTTGGTTCCGGTTTCAATCCAACCTGGAATTTCAATTGTTCCTACATCTGAATCTTCCAGTGTTATGCTGGACAATTGGGTAGATGTTTTCAAAGTTCCCTGGAAAAAGCTATTAGCAATATCATTGATTTCAGCTG AAATTACAAGAAAAACAGGtcgtaaaaatttgaaaataattgcaTATCAAATTCTCAGAAAATACCTCATTTCTCTTGAGGATAAATTTGAAAATCAGAGAGTGGGGAAAGGATGCAGCTCTGTTGTGAAAAAACTAGAGGCTCgtgttgaaaatattaatagGCTACAATCTCCAAATCCATTGAAACGAAACTTTGCTTCAGAAATTTGTGTAATGGATGAAGAaccaaaaaaagcaaaagtcaAGCCAAAAGATTCTTATGGATGCATTGATTGGCTGCCAAGACTCggtgaaaatgaaaatgaaaaaggtCAGGACAACCATATTGGGTGGCTGCAAGATCATCACAATCTGCACTCTTCATCATGGAATGTTTACGAAATAGAAAGGCTACATTCGTTAACTTATGTTTCACAACGTGCTAATATAGTTGGattaaataaactgaaaattGTATCGTTAGTAGCCAAATggccatttttatttaaagccaaTTGGTTTTCacatcattttaaaacattgactGGTGTTGACATAGCttttatatttgaagaaaatcttaaaataaaatctaccATAATTGCCAAATTTTTGcaacacaaaaaagaaatacagCAAGTCATGAATGAAATGTCAGTAGCAGGCCAAGGTCACGTGTTAGCACCACTTGGTACTGCAATTTTGGATATTTGccagttttttaaagaatctttaaatttttag